Proteins from a genomic interval of Lemur catta isolate mLemCat1 chromosome 17, mLemCat1.pri, whole genome shotgun sequence:
- the TMEM128 gene encoding transmembrane protein 128, which yields MDASRAREQLRRRFLLPPDAECSLDGEGDSGPETSTAVEKKQKALPRLNIHSGFWILASIAVTYYVDFFKILKENFHTSSWFLFGGALLLVSLLIAFYCIVYLEWYRGIGEYDVKYPMLIPITTATFIAAGICFNIALWHVWSFFTPLLLFTQFMGVVMFISLLG from the exons ATGGACGCTTCGCGGGCCCGGGAGCAGCTCCGCAGGCGGTTCCTGCTCCCGCCGGACGCCGAGTGCTCCCTGGATGGCGAGGGCGACTCCGGGCCGG AAACCTCTACAGCTGTTGAGAAAAAGCAGAAAGCTCTTCCAAGACTTAATATCCACTCTGGATTCTGGATTTTGGCATCTATTGCTGTGACCTATTATgttgatttctttaaaatcctTAAAGAAAACTTTCACACGAGTAG TTGGTTTCTCTTTGGAGGTGCCTTGTTGCTTGTCAGTTTACTGATTGCATTTTACTGCATAGTGTATCTGGAATGGTATCGTGGGATTGGGGAATATGATGTCAAGTATCCAATGTTGATACCCATTACAACTGCTACGTTTATTGCAGCAGGAATTTG ctTCAACATTGCTTTATGGCATGTGTGGTCATTTTTCACTCCATTGCTGTTGTTTACTCAATTTATGGGGGTTGTAATGTTTATCTCACTCCTTGGATGA